GCACGGTGTCGGCGGCGAACACCTCGTTGAGGCCGAAAAGCTTGAGACCGCCCGCGGCGACGGCGATGGCGGCGGAGGACTTGAGGAAGGCGCGGCGGCTGAGCGACATGATGGATCTCCCGGTTTCGGCCGCCGGCCGAAGCGGCCCGCGGTTCTTCATGGCTTTCATCATCCTTGCCGCGCGTTAACCGAGGCTGGAGAATTGCTAACCGCGTTCGCTTCTTCGTTAACCGCATTAACTTCGACCCGGCGCCTCGTCACCGAGCCGCGGCGCATGCAGGTTCCGCACCATCCTCTCCATGGCCTCCGGGCCCAAACGTCATGAGCATCCAGACCGTCCCCACCCGCCCCTTCGCCGGCCAGCGCCCCGGCACCTCCGGCCTGCGCAAGAAAGTCACCGTCTTCCAGCAGCCGCACTACCTCGAGAATTTCGTGCAGGCGGTGTTCGACACCTTGCCCGGCCACGCGGGTCAGACCCTGGTGCTGGGCGGCGACGGCCGCTTCCACAACCGCAGGGCGGTGCGCACCATCCTGCGCATGGCGGCGGCCAACGGCTTCGCCAAGGTGCTGGTGGGCCGCGGCGGGCTGCTGTCGACGCCCGCGGTGAGCGCGGTGATCCGCCACCGCGGCGCCTTCGGCGGCCTCATCCTGTCGGCCAGCCACAACCCGGGCGGGCCGGACGGCGACTTCGGCATCAAGTACAACGCCGCCAACGGCGGCCCCGCACCGGAGAGGCTCACCGAGGCGATCTACGCGCGCAGCCTGGAGCTCGCCGAGTACCGCATCGAGGACGCGGGTGCGGACATCGACTTCGACACCCTGGGCACGCGCGCGCTCGGCGCCATGACCGTCGAGGTGATCGACCCGGTCGCCGACTACGCCGAGCTGATGCAGCAGCTGTTCGACTTCGACGCCATGCGCGCCTGGTTCGCCGCCGGCCACCGCATGCGCTTCGACGCCATGAGCGCGGTGAGCGGGCCCTACGCACGCGCGATCCTCGAGGGCCAGCTCGGTGCTCCGGCGGGCACGGTCATCAACGGCGAGCCGCTGGAGGATTTCGGCGGCCACCACCCCGACCCCAACCCGGCGCACGCCGCCGAGCTGATGGCGGCGATGTCCGGCCCCGATGCGCCCGACTTCGGCGCCGCCTCGGACGGCGATGCCGACCGCAACATGATCCTCGGCCGCGATTTCGTGGTCACCCCGTCCGACAGCCTGGCGGTGCTCGCCGAGCACGCCACGCTCGTCCCCGGCTATCGCGCCGGGCTCGCCGGCATCGCGCGCTCGATGCCGACCTCGCGTGCCGCGGACAAGGTCGCCGCGGCGCTCGGCATTCCGTGCCACGAGACGCCCACCGGCTGGAAGTTCTTCGGCAACCTGCTCGACGCCGGCCAGGCCACGCTGTGCGGCGAGGAGAGCTACGGCACCGGCTCCGGCCACGTGCGCGAGAAGGACGGCCTGTGGGCGGTGCTGTTCTGGCTCAACCTGCTCGCCGCCACGGGGCGCTCGGTCGCGGACCTGGTGCGTGCGCACTGGGCGCGCTTCGGCCGCCACTACTACTCGCGCCACGACTGGGAGGGCATCCCCACCGAGCGCGCCGACGCGCTGATGGCGGCGCTGCGCGCAAGTCTGCCAGGCCTTGCCGGGCGCGACTGCGGCGACGGGCTCCGAATCGAAGCGGCCGACGACTTCGCGTACACCGACCCGGTCGACGGCTCCCTGAGCACCCGCCAGGGCGTGCGCCTGCTCTTCACCGACGGCAGCCGCATCGTCTTCCGCCTGTCGGGCACCGGCACCGAGGGCGCCACGCTGCGCGTGTACCTCGAGCGCTACGAGGCCGACCCCGCCCGCCACGAGCAGCCGGTGCAGCAGGCGCTGGCCGCGCTGATCCGCATCGCCGACCAGGTGGCGGGCATCCGCCAGCACAGCGGCATGGAGGCGGCCACCGTGGTCACGTGATCGGGGCGGGGCTGGCCGTGGCGACTGTCATGCCATCCCCACACCCAACGGGGTCATAATGGCGGCATTCCCGCAGGCAACCATCGGGAGCCGCCCGTGGCCACACCAGAACTGGAACGCATCCTTGCGCGACACCGCAGGGACCCGCTGCAATTGCTGCAGATCCTGATCGATGTCCAGGCTCACGAGGGCTGGTTGCCACCGGCCACGCTGAGCGCCATCGCCGAGGGCCTCGCGATCCCGCGCGCCCGGGTAGAGAGCACGGCGAGCTTCTACAGCTTCCTGCACACCCGGCCGGCGGGCGAGTTCCGCATCCTGTTCTCCGACAACATCACCGACCGCATGCTCGGCAACCAGGCGCTGATGCGGGCGCTGTGCGACACGCTGTGGCTGGAGCCGGGCAAGGTGTCGGAAGACGGACTCGTCTGCGTCGACACCACCTCCTGCACGGGCATGTGCGACCAGGGGCCGGCGGCGCTGGCCAACGGGCGCACCATCACCCGCCTCACCCCCGAACGCATCGACGAGATGGCGCACCTGATCCGCCGCCGCGTACCGGTGGGCGACTGGCCGCCGGAGTGGTTCCTCGTCGAGGACAACATCCGCCGCCGCGACGTGCTGCTCGACCACGGCCTCGCGCCGGGCGAGGCGCTCGCCGCTGCGCTCGACCGCGGGCCGACCGCCCTGCTCTCCGAGATCGAACGCTCCGGCCTGCGCGGGCGCGGCGGCGCGGGCTTCGGCAGCGACATCAAGTGGCGCTCGTGCCGCGACGCCTGGGGCGACGCGCACTACGTGATCTGCAACGCCGACGAGGGCGAACCCGGCACGTTCAAGGATCGCGTGCTGCTCGCGAGCTACTTCGACCTGGTGGTCGACGGCATGTGCATCGCCGGCCTGGCGATCGGCGCGAACAAGGGCTTCATCTACCTGCGCGGCGAGTACCGCTACCTGCTCGACCGCCTGGAGACCCGGCTCGCGCAGCGCCGCGAGCAAGGCCTGCTCGGTCGCAACATCCTCGGCCGCGGCTTCTCCTTCGACATCGAGATCCACCTCGGCGCCGGCGCCTACATCTGCGGCGAGGAGTCGGCGCTGATCGAGTCGCTCGAGGGCAAGCCGGGCAAGCCGCGCATCCGCCCGCCCTTCCCCGTCACAAACGGCTACCGCGGCCAGCCGACCACGGTGAACAACGTCGAGACGCTGGCGCTGGCAGCGCTGATCGCGGTGCGCGGCGGCGAGTGGTTCCGCGCCATCGGCACGCCGGCCTCGACCGGCACCAAGCTGCTGTCGGTGTCGGGCGACGTCGAGCGTCCGGGCATCTACGAATTTCCATTTGGCGTCACGGTGGCCGAGGTGCTCGAGGCCGCCGGCGCGCGCGACACCCAGGCGGTGACCAGCGCCGGCGCGGCCGGCCACTGTCTGGCGGCCGACGAGTTCGGCCGCCGCATTGCCTTCGAGGACGTCGCCACCGGCGGCTCGATCATGGTCTTCGACGCCTCGCGCGACATGTTCGAGGCGGCGCGCAACTTCGCCCACTTCTTCGCGCACGAGAGCTGCGGCTTCTGCACGCCGTGTCGCGTCGGCACCGCGGTCAACGCGCGGCTGATGGACAAGCTCGCCGCCGACCGCGGCTCGCCCTACGATCTCGATGAGATGGCGAAGATGCACCGCCTGATGCAGGGCGCCAGCCATTGCGGGCTGGGCAACACGGCGACGATCGCGATCGACGACATGCTCGCCAGGTTCCGCCCCGCCTTCGAACGCCGCCTGATGTCGACCGAGTACGAGCCGGCCTTCGACCTCGACGCCGCGCTCTCGCAGGCGCGCCGGATGACCGGGCGCGACGACCCGGGGGCACACTTGGGCGACAACCGCGCGGCGCTGGCCGCAGAACGCGCCCACGCGCGGGGCGACGCTGCCCTGGCCGCCGAGTGGCTCACGCCCTCCCCCGTCAAGGCCGCTCAAAAACGGGGCTTGCAGCCATGAACGATTCCTTCCTGCTCGACGGCGAGGAGATTCCCTTCACGCCCGGCCAGACCGTGATGCAGGCCGCCACCGCTGCGGGCAAGTACATCCCGCATCTGTGCTGGCATCCGGACTTTGCCGCGCATGGCTCGTGCAAGCTGTGCACCGTGAAGATCGGCGGCCGCTTCGCCACGTCCTGTACGGTGCGCGCCGCCGCCGGCCAGGAGGTGGAGAACCGCACTGAAGCGCTCGACGCCAAGCGCCGCACCCTGCTGCAACTGCTCTTCGTCGAAGGCAACCACTTCTGCCCCTCGTGCGAGAAGAGCGGCGACTGCGTGCTGCAGGCCACCGCCTACGAGATGGGCATGCTGACGCCGCACTTCGACCACTTCTACCCGGACCGCCCGGTCGACGCCTCGCACCCCGAGGTGCTGCTGGAATTC
This region of Thauera sp. JM12B12 genomic DNA includes:
- a CDS encoding alpha-D-glucose phosphate-specific phosphoglucomutase, with protein sequence MSIQTVPTRPFAGQRPGTSGLRKKVTVFQQPHYLENFVQAVFDTLPGHAGQTLVLGGDGRFHNRRAVRTILRMAAANGFAKVLVGRGGLLSTPAVSAVIRHRGAFGGLILSASHNPGGPDGDFGIKYNAANGGPAPERLTEAIYARSLELAEYRIEDAGADIDFDTLGTRALGAMTVEVIDPVADYAELMQQLFDFDAMRAWFAAGHRMRFDAMSAVSGPYARAILEGQLGAPAGTVINGEPLEDFGGHHPDPNPAHAAELMAAMSGPDAPDFGAASDGDADRNMILGRDFVVTPSDSLAVLAEHATLVPGYRAGLAGIARSMPTSRAADKVAAALGIPCHETPTGWKFFGNLLDAGQATLCGEESYGTGSGHVREKDGLWAVLFWLNLLAATGRSVADLVRAHWARFGRHYYSRHDWEGIPTERADALMAALRASLPGLAGRDCGDGLRIEAADDFAYTDPVDGSLSTRQGVRLLFTDGSRIVFRLSGTGTEGATLRVYLERYEADPARHEQPVQQALAALIRIADQVAGIRQHSGMEAATVVT
- a CDS encoding 2Fe-2S iron-sulfur cluster-binding protein; this translates as MNDSFLLDGEEIPFTPGQTVMQAATAAGKYIPHLCWHPDFAAHGSCKLCTVKIGGRFATSCTVRAAAGQEVENRTEALDAKRRTLLQLLFVEGNHFCPSCEKSGDCVLQATAYEMGMLTPHFDHFYPDRPVDASHPEVLLEFNRCILCELCVRASREVDGKNVFALAGRGTRSHLIVNSESGRLADTDFAATDRAAEVCPVGVILKKRVGFAVPIGARTYDLKPISAAATEGAPKDASVTATAREKEAR
- a CDS encoding NAD(P)H-dependent oxidoreductase subunit E, with translation MATPELERILARHRRDPLQLLQILIDVQAHEGWLPPATLSAIAEGLAIPRARVESTASFYSFLHTRPAGEFRILFSDNITDRMLGNQALMRALCDTLWLEPGKVSEDGLVCVDTTSCTGMCDQGPAALANGRTITRLTPERIDEMAHLIRRRVPVGDWPPEWFLVEDNIRRRDVLLDHGLAPGEALAAALDRGPTALLSEIERSGLRGRGGAGFGSDIKWRSCRDAWGDAHYVICNADEGEPGTFKDRVLLASYFDLVVDGMCIAGLAIGANKGFIYLRGEYRYLLDRLETRLAQRREQGLLGRNILGRGFSFDIEIHLGAGAYICGEESALIESLEGKPGKPRIRPPFPVTNGYRGQPTTVNNVETLALAALIAVRGGEWFRAIGTPASTGTKLLSVSGDVERPGIYEFPFGVTVAEVLEAAGARDTQAVTSAGAAGHCLAADEFGRRIAFEDVATGGSIMVFDASRDMFEAARNFAHFFAHESCGFCTPCRVGTAVNARLMDKLAADRGSPYDLDEMAKMHRLMQGASHCGLGNTATIAIDDMLARFRPAFERRLMSTEYEPAFDLDAALSQARRMTGRDDPGAHLGDNRAALAAERAHARGDAALAAEWLTPSPVKAAQKRGLQP